In a single window of the Carassius carassius chromosome 26, fCarCar2.1, whole genome shotgun sequence genome:
- the nrcama gene encoding neuronal cell adhesion molecule a isoform X11 has protein sequence MDRKRSCTLCGGAVMLLLLGHMTTALEVPLDLPQPPTITHQSPKDYIIDPRENIIIHCDAKGKPHPSFSWTRNGTHFDVEKDSKVIMKPNSGTLVIDISGEKAEAYEGVYQCIARNEHGSAMSNNIVIRQSRSPLWSKEKIEPITVQRGMSLVLQCRPPAGLPPPIIFWMDNNFQRLPQNSRVSQALNGDLYFSNVLIEDTRNDYICYARFPHTQTIQQKQPITVNVLDIEAMNDTVLAAFLNGSDFWGDSPSGERAPTFMNPPETHSNTMVLKGDMLQLECIADGLPTPDISWSKVNGELPSGRFSFHSFQKTLKITEVTEADGGDYRCLAKNRLGSNNHIITVVVRAAPFWISAPQNLILAPKESGMLICRAEGNPKPTVTWSVNGIPIENSHKDPSRKIENGNIILSDVRTGSSSVYQCNASNEYGYLLANAFVSVLAEPPRVLTPPNHLYSVVTNSRALLDCASFGSPLPKITWFKDSQRIEDGDSYIIHKNNTLEINVARPLNSGKYTCIASNSLGNKENHVYLEVKEATRIIRQPGYKVVQRNRMAVFECEVKHDPSLFPSMIWLKDNMELPDDTRFEVGSDSLTIHDVREDDEGNYTCIRNTTLDQDSASAMLTVVDQPDPPTDLELTDQRERSVQLTWTPGDENNSPIQSFLIQYEDSLHEPEVWVNMTEVSGTSTTAHLELSPYVYYSFRVLALNDVGLSEPSAPSRQYRTNPARPDVNPSDVKVIGMSPDSMTITWRELTGLESNGPGLQYKVSWRQKDLDQQWTSLNLANVSQYVVTGTPTFAPYEVTVQAVNDYGHGPRPGVAQGYSGEDLPTVAPENLKVSVQSGTVAEVHWDAVPLSTVRGRLNGYKVSYWKIRSLQKQDPEPVKPQELIFHGSELEGLLIDLHPYSQYTLNIRAFNGKGDGPTSSNHIFETPEGVPGPPADLKIQNLNLDSLIVKWMPPVENNGHLTGYLLKFQPINTTDELGPLKELLLAANETSITLENLKHSTHYKFYLNAMTVKGSGPTVTKEGFTMVDEAMTSKQVDIATQGWFIGLMCAIALLILVLLIVCFIKRNKGGKYPVKEKEDAHQDPEIQPMKEDDGTFGEYSDTEDHKPLKGSRTPSNGTVKKDDSDDSLVDYGEGGDGQFNEDGSFIGQYSGKKEKDTAEGNESSEAPSPVNAMNSFV, from the exons ATGGACAGGAAGAGGAGTTGCACGCTCTGTGGAGGAGctgtgatgctgctgctgctgggtcACATGACCACTGCATTAGAAGTGCCTCTAGACC TGCCTCAGCCTCCCACAATAACTCATCAGTCCCCAAAGGATTACATCATCGACCCTCGGGAGAACATCATTATCCACTGCGACGCCAAAGGAAAGCCTCATCCCAG CTTTTCATGGACACGTAATGGCACTCATTTCGATGTTGAAAAGGATTCCAAAGTTATCATGAAGCCCAACTCAGGCACTCTGGTCATTGACATCAGCGGAGAGAAGGCAGAGGCGTATGAGGGTGTTTACCAGTGCATCGCCCGCAACGAGCATGGATCTGCCATGTCCAATAACATTGTCATCCGTCAGTCCA GGTCCCCCTTGTGGTCAAAGGAGAAAATTGAGCCAATCACGGTGCAGAGGGGAATGTCTCTAGTGCTGCAGTGCAGACCCCCAGCTGGCCTGCCCCCTCCAATCATCTTCTGGATGGATAACA ATTTCCAGAGACTTCCCCAAAACAGTCGTGTATCCCAGGCTTTAAACGGAGACCTGTATTTCTCCAACGTGCTCATTGAGGACACCAGAAACGACTACATCTGCTATGCCCGCTTCCCACACACTCAGACTATCCAACAGAAACAGCCCATCACCGTCAACGTACTGGACA TTGAAGCTATGAATGACACTGTGTTGGCAGCTTTTTTGAATGGCTCAGATTTTTGGGGTG ACAGTCCATCTGGGGAGAGAGCGCCCACTTTCATGAACCCACCAGAAACACACAGTAACACCATGGTCCTGAAAGGAGACATGCTGCAGCTGGAATGCATCGCTGATGGCCT TCCAACGCCAGATATCTCCTGGAGCAAGGTGAATGGGGAGCTGCCAAGCGGCCGTTTTTCATTTCACAGCTTCCAGAAAACTCTGAAGATAACGGAGGTGACAGAAGCCGATGGGGGAGATTACCGGTGTTTAGCCAAGAATCGCCTGGGGAGCAACAATCACATCATCACTGTAGTGGTCAGAG CGGCTCCCTTTTGGATCAGTGCCCCTCAGAACCTCATCCTGGCCCCTAAAGAATCTGGAATGCTCATCTGCCGGGCAGAAGGCAACCCTAAACCCACGGTCACATGGTCTGTCAACGGAATTCCCATTGAAA ACTCACACAAGGATCCCAGTCGGAAAATCGAAAATGGCAATATCATCCTCAGTGATGTTCGGACCGGCTCGAGCTCTGTTTACCAGTGCAACGCCTCCAATGAGTACGGTTACCTGCTGGCCAATGCCTTTGTCAGTGTCTTGG CTGAACCTCCGAGGGTGCTGACTCCTCCAAATCATCTATACTCAGTCGTCACTAACAGTAGGGCTCTGTTAGACTGTGCTTCATTTGGCTCGCCACTTCCAAAGATCACATG GTTTAAAGACAGTCAGCGCATAGAGGATGGCGACTCGTACATCATTCATAAAAACAATACCTTAGAGATCAATGTGGCTCGGCCACTAAACAGTGGCAAGTACACCTGCATTGCCTCAAACAGTCTTGGAaacaaagaaaatcatgtttaccTGGAAGTGAAAG AGGCTACACGGATCATCAGACAGCCTGGGTATAAAGTTGTCCAGAGGAACAGAATggctgtgtttgagtgtgaagTCAAACATGAcccctctctctttccctccatGATATGGCTCAAAGACAATATGGAGCTTCCCGACGACACTCG atttgAGGTGGGCTCTGACAGTCTGACTATACATGACGTGAGAGAGGACGATGAGGGCAACTACACCTGCATCAGAAACACCACCCTTGACCAAGATTCAGCCAGCGCCATGCTCACAGTAGTCG ACCAACCAGACCCGCCCACAGACCTGGAGCTGACAGACCAACGAGAGCGCAGTGTTCAGCTAACATGGACCCCTGGAGATGAAAACAATAGTCCTATTCAAT CgttcctgatccaatatgaagatTCGCTCCACGAGCCTGAAGTATGGGTCAATATGACTGAAGTCTCAGGTACCAGCACCACAGCACACCTGGAGCTCTCCCCGTATGTGTATTACTCCTTCAGGGTCCTGGCACTCAATGACGTGGGTCTGAGTGAACCCAGCGCTCCATCCAGACAGTACAGGACCAATCCTGCAC GGCCTGACGTCAATCCATCAGATGTTAAAGTCATTGGAATGTCACCTGACAGCATGACAATAACTTGGAGG GAGCTGACCGGGCTGGAGTCGAACGGTCCGGGCCTACAGTACAAGGTGAGCTGGAGACAGAAAGATCTGGATCAGCAATGGACTTCACTCAATCTGGCCAATGTCTCGCAATATGTGGTGACAGGAACGCCCACTTTTGCACCCTATGAAGTCACCGTGCAGGCGGTCAATGACTACGGTCATGGTCCCAGACCAGGCGTAGCACAGGGATACTCAGGAGAAGACT TACCAACTGTGGCCCCAGAGAACTTAAAAGTTTCGGTTCAGAGTGGGACAGTGGCTGAAGTGCACTGGGATGCTGTTCCTCTGTCAACAGTACGAGGGCGACTGAATGGATATAAG GTGAGTTACTGGAAAATAAGAAGCCTGCAGAAGCAAGACCCTGAGCCTGTGAAACCACAGGAGCTCATCTTCCACGGGAGTGAGCTGGAGGGTCTTCTGATCGACCTTCATCCCTACAGCCAGTACACCCTCAACATAAGAGCCTTCAACGGGAAAGGAGACGGACCCACCAGCTCTAATCACATATTTGAAACACCAGAGGGAG ttCCTGGGCCTCCTGCAGATTTAAAAATCCAAAATCTGAACCTGGACTCATTGATTGTGAAGTGGATGCCACCTGTAGAAAATAACGGTCACTTGACAGGATACTTGCTCAAATTCCAGCCTA TCAATACAACAGATGAACTTGGGCCGCTCAAAGAGCTGCTTCTAGCAGCAAACGAGACCAGCATCACTCTGGAAAACCTCAAGCACAGCACTCACTACAAGTTCTATTTGAACGCCATGACTGTCAAGGGCTCTGGTCCCACTGTCACAAAAGAGGGCTTCACAATGGTGGACGAAG CCATGACTAGCAAGCAGGTTGACATAGCCACGCAGGGCTGGTTTATCGGACTGATGTGTGCCATTGCTTTGCTGATCCTGGTGCTCCTCATCGTTTGCTTTATAAAGAGGAACAAAGGAGGCAAATACCCAG TAAAGGAAAAAGAAGATGCCCATCAAGACCCAGAAATCCAGCCCATGAAAGAGGATGATGGGACATTTGGGGAGTACAG TGACACGGAGGATCACAAGCCCTTGAAAGGCAGCCGGACCCCATCCAATGGGACGGTCAAGAAGGACGACAGTGACGACAGCCTGGTGGATTATGGCGAGGGAGGAGACGGCCAGTTCAATGAGGATGGCTCATTCATCGGCCAGTACAGTGGGAAGAAGGAAAAAGACACGGCGGAGGGCAACGAGAGTTCGGAGGCCCCTTCTCCGGTCAACGCCATGAACTCCTTTGTGTAA
- the nrcama gene encoding neuronal cell adhesion molecule a isoform X10, with amino-acid sequence MDRKRSCTLCGGAVMLLLLGHMTTALEVPLDPKVLEGLPQPPTITHQSPKDYIIDPRENIIIHCDAKGKPHPSFSWTRNGTHFDVEKDSKVIMKPNSGTLVIDISGEKAEAYEGVYQCIARNEHGSAMSNNIVIRQSRSPLWSKEKIEPITVQRGMSLVLQCRPPAGLPPPIIFWMDNNFQRLPQNSRVSQALNGDLYFSNVLIEDTRNDYICYARFPHTQTIQQKQPITVNVLDIEAMNDTVLAAFLNGSDFWGDSPSGERAPTFMNPPETHSNTMVLKGDMLQLECIADGLPTPDISWSKVNGELPSGRFSFHSFQKTLKITEVTEADGGDYRCLAKNRLGSNNHIITVVVRAAPFWISAPQNLILAPKESGMLICRAEGNPKPTVTWSVNGIPIENSHKDPSRKIENGNIILSDVRTGSSSVYQCNASNEYGYLLANAFVSVLAEPPRVLTPPNHLYSVVTNSRALLDCASFGSPLPKITWFKDSQRIEDGDSYIIHKNNTLEINVARPLNSGKYTCIASNSLGNKENHVYLEVKEATRIIRQPGYKVVQRNRMAVFECEVKHDPSLFPSMIWLKDNMELPDDTRFEVGSDSLTIHDVREDDEGNYTCIRNTTLDQDSASAMLTVVDQPDPPTDLELTDQRERSVQLTWTPGDENNSPIQSFLIQYEDSLHEPEVWVNMTEVSGTSTTAHLELSPYVYYSFRVLALNDVGLSEPSAPSRQYRTNPARPDVNPSDVKVIGMSPDSMTITWRELTGLESNGPGLQYKVSWRQKDLDQQWTSLNLANVSQYVVTGTPTFAPYEVTVQAVNDYGHGPRPGVAQGYSGEDLPTVAPENLKVSVQSGTVAEVHWDAVPLSTVRGRLNGYKVSYWKIRSLQKQDPEPVKPQELIFHGSELEGLLIDLHPYSQYTLNIRAFNGKGDGPTSSNHIFETPEGVPGPPADLKIQNLNLDSLIVKWMPPVENNGHLTGYLLKFQPINTTDELGPLKELLLAANETSITLENLKHSTHYKFYLNAMTVKGSGPTVTKEGFTMVDEAMTSKQVDIATQGWFIGLMCAIALLILVLLIVCFIKRNKGGKYPVKEKEDAHQDPEIQPMKEDDGTFGEYSDTEDHKPLKGSRTPSNGTVKKDDSDDSLVDYGEGGDGQFNEDGSFIGQYSGKKEKDTAEGNESSEAPSPVNAMNSFV; translated from the exons ATGGACAGGAAGAGGAGTTGCACGCTCTGTGGAGGAGctgtgatgctgctgctgctgggtcACATGACCACTGCATTAGAAGTGCCTCTAGACC CTAAAGTTCTGGAGGGAT TGCCTCAGCCTCCCACAATAACTCATCAGTCCCCAAAGGATTACATCATCGACCCTCGGGAGAACATCATTATCCACTGCGACGCCAAAGGAAAGCCTCATCCCAG CTTTTCATGGACACGTAATGGCACTCATTTCGATGTTGAAAAGGATTCCAAAGTTATCATGAAGCCCAACTCAGGCACTCTGGTCATTGACATCAGCGGAGAGAAGGCAGAGGCGTATGAGGGTGTTTACCAGTGCATCGCCCGCAACGAGCATGGATCTGCCATGTCCAATAACATTGTCATCCGTCAGTCCA GGTCCCCCTTGTGGTCAAAGGAGAAAATTGAGCCAATCACGGTGCAGAGGGGAATGTCTCTAGTGCTGCAGTGCAGACCCCCAGCTGGCCTGCCCCCTCCAATCATCTTCTGGATGGATAACA ATTTCCAGAGACTTCCCCAAAACAGTCGTGTATCCCAGGCTTTAAACGGAGACCTGTATTTCTCCAACGTGCTCATTGAGGACACCAGAAACGACTACATCTGCTATGCCCGCTTCCCACACACTCAGACTATCCAACAGAAACAGCCCATCACCGTCAACGTACTGGACA TTGAAGCTATGAATGACACTGTGTTGGCAGCTTTTTTGAATGGCTCAGATTTTTGGGGTG ACAGTCCATCTGGGGAGAGAGCGCCCACTTTCATGAACCCACCAGAAACACACAGTAACACCATGGTCCTGAAAGGAGACATGCTGCAGCTGGAATGCATCGCTGATGGCCT TCCAACGCCAGATATCTCCTGGAGCAAGGTGAATGGGGAGCTGCCAAGCGGCCGTTTTTCATTTCACAGCTTCCAGAAAACTCTGAAGATAACGGAGGTGACAGAAGCCGATGGGGGAGATTACCGGTGTTTAGCCAAGAATCGCCTGGGGAGCAACAATCACATCATCACTGTAGTGGTCAGAG CGGCTCCCTTTTGGATCAGTGCCCCTCAGAACCTCATCCTGGCCCCTAAAGAATCTGGAATGCTCATCTGCCGGGCAGAAGGCAACCCTAAACCCACGGTCACATGGTCTGTCAACGGAATTCCCATTGAAA ACTCACACAAGGATCCCAGTCGGAAAATCGAAAATGGCAATATCATCCTCAGTGATGTTCGGACCGGCTCGAGCTCTGTTTACCAGTGCAACGCCTCCAATGAGTACGGTTACCTGCTGGCCAATGCCTTTGTCAGTGTCTTGG CTGAACCTCCGAGGGTGCTGACTCCTCCAAATCATCTATACTCAGTCGTCACTAACAGTAGGGCTCTGTTAGACTGTGCTTCATTTGGCTCGCCACTTCCAAAGATCACATG GTTTAAAGACAGTCAGCGCATAGAGGATGGCGACTCGTACATCATTCATAAAAACAATACCTTAGAGATCAATGTGGCTCGGCCACTAAACAGTGGCAAGTACACCTGCATTGCCTCAAACAGTCTTGGAaacaaagaaaatcatgtttaccTGGAAGTGAAAG AGGCTACACGGATCATCAGACAGCCTGGGTATAAAGTTGTCCAGAGGAACAGAATggctgtgtttgagtgtgaagTCAAACATGAcccctctctctttccctccatGATATGGCTCAAAGACAATATGGAGCTTCCCGACGACACTCG atttgAGGTGGGCTCTGACAGTCTGACTATACATGACGTGAGAGAGGACGATGAGGGCAACTACACCTGCATCAGAAACACCACCCTTGACCAAGATTCAGCCAGCGCCATGCTCACAGTAGTCG ACCAACCAGACCCGCCCACAGACCTGGAGCTGACAGACCAACGAGAGCGCAGTGTTCAGCTAACATGGACCCCTGGAGATGAAAACAATAGTCCTATTCAAT CgttcctgatccaatatgaagatTCGCTCCACGAGCCTGAAGTATGGGTCAATATGACTGAAGTCTCAGGTACCAGCACCACAGCACACCTGGAGCTCTCCCCGTATGTGTATTACTCCTTCAGGGTCCTGGCACTCAATGACGTGGGTCTGAGTGAACCCAGCGCTCCATCCAGACAGTACAGGACCAATCCTGCAC GGCCTGACGTCAATCCATCAGATGTTAAAGTCATTGGAATGTCACCTGACAGCATGACAATAACTTGGAGG GAGCTGACCGGGCTGGAGTCGAACGGTCCGGGCCTACAGTACAAGGTGAGCTGGAGACAGAAAGATCTGGATCAGCAATGGACTTCACTCAATCTGGCCAATGTCTCGCAATATGTGGTGACAGGAACGCCCACTTTTGCACCCTATGAAGTCACCGTGCAGGCGGTCAATGACTACGGTCATGGTCCCAGACCAGGCGTAGCACAGGGATACTCAGGAGAAGACT TACCAACTGTGGCCCCAGAGAACTTAAAAGTTTCGGTTCAGAGTGGGACAGTGGCTGAAGTGCACTGGGATGCTGTTCCTCTGTCAACAGTACGAGGGCGACTGAATGGATATAAG GTGAGTTACTGGAAAATAAGAAGCCTGCAGAAGCAAGACCCTGAGCCTGTGAAACCACAGGAGCTCATCTTCCACGGGAGTGAGCTGGAGGGTCTTCTGATCGACCTTCATCCCTACAGCCAGTACACCCTCAACATAAGAGCCTTCAACGGGAAAGGAGACGGACCCACCAGCTCTAATCACATATTTGAAACACCAGAGGGAG ttCCTGGGCCTCCTGCAGATTTAAAAATCCAAAATCTGAACCTGGACTCATTGATTGTGAAGTGGATGCCACCTGTAGAAAATAACGGTCACTTGACAGGATACTTGCTCAAATTCCAGCCTA TCAATACAACAGATGAACTTGGGCCGCTCAAAGAGCTGCTTCTAGCAGCAAACGAGACCAGCATCACTCTGGAAAACCTCAAGCACAGCACTCACTACAAGTTCTATTTGAACGCCATGACTGTCAAGGGCTCTGGTCCCACTGTCACAAAAGAGGGCTTCACAATGGTGGACGAAG CCATGACTAGCAAGCAGGTTGACATAGCCACGCAGGGCTGGTTTATCGGACTGATGTGTGCCATTGCTTTGCTGATCCTGGTGCTCCTCATCGTTTGCTTTATAAAGAGGAACAAAGGAGGCAAATACCCAG TAAAGGAAAAAGAAGATGCCCATCAAGACCCAGAAATCCAGCCCATGAAAGAGGATGATGGGACATTTGGGGAGTACAG TGACACGGAGGATCACAAGCCCTTGAAAGGCAGCCGGACCCCATCCAATGGGACGGTCAAGAAGGACGACAGTGACGACAGCCTGGTGGATTATGGCGAGGGAGGAGACGGCCAGTTCAATGAGGATGGCTCATTCATCGGCCAGTACAGTGGGAAGAAGGAAAAAGACACGGCGGAGGGCAACGAGAGTTCGGAGGCCCCTTCTCCGGTCAACGCCATGAACTCCTTTGTGTAA
- the nrcama gene encoding neuronal cell adhesion molecule a isoform X2 produces MDRKRSCTLCGGAVMLLLLGHMTTALEVPLDLPQPPTITHQSPKDYIIDPRENIIIHCDAKGKPHPSFSWTRNGTHFDVEKDSKVIMKPNSGTLVIDISGEKAEAYEGVYQCIARNEHGSAMSNNIVIRQSRSPLWSKEKIEPITVQRGMSLVLQCRPPAGLPPPIIFWMDNNFQRLPQNSRVSQALNGDLYFSNVLIEDTRNDYICYARFPHTQTIQQKQPITVNVLDIEAMNDTVLAAFLNGSDFWGDSPSGERAPTFMNPPETHSNTMVLKGDMLQLECIADGLPTPDISWSKVNGELPSGRFSFHSFQKTLKITEVTEADGGDYRCLAKNRLGSNNHIITVVVRAAPFWISAPQNLILAPKESGMLICRAEGNPKPTVTWSVNGIPIENSHKDPSRKIENGNIILSDVRTGSSSVYQCNASNEYGYLLANAFVSVLAEPPRVLTPPNHLYSVVTNSRALLDCASFGSPLPKITWFKDSQRIEDGDSYIIHKNNTLEINVARPLNSGKYTCIASNSLGNKENHVYLEVKEATRIIRQPGYKVVQRNRMAVFECEVKHDPSLFPSMIWLKDNMELPDDTRFEVGSDSLTIHDVREDDEGNYTCIRNTTLDQDSASAMLTVVEATPTPPIIMDQPDPPTDLELTDQRERSVQLTWTPGDENNSPIQSFLIQYEDSLHEPEVWVNMTEVSGTSTTAHLELSPYVYYSFRVLALNDVGLSEPSAPSRQYRTNPARPDVNPSDVKVIGMSPDSMTITWRELTGLESNGPGLQYKVSWRQKDLDQQWTSLNLANVSQYVVTGTPTFAPYEVTVQAVNDYGHGPRPGVAQGYSGEDLPTVAPENLKVSVQSGTVAEVHWDAVPLSTVRGRLNGYKVSYWKIRSLQKQDPEPVKPQELIFHGSELEGLLIDLHPYSQYTLNIRAFNGKGDGPTSSNHIFETPEGVPGPPADLKIQNLNLDSLIVKWMPPVENNGHLTGYLLKFQPINTTDELGPLKELLLAANETSITLENLKHSTHYKFYLNAMTVKGSGPTVTKEGFTMVDEALIRHPAVEAGKGSAPPSPPPAPPVTQSFQPPFRKATPVGRMFRSVNSSVEEDHAVISWEYSGPDGNVYVEYVVDNSKEPWKTEFVNGTRTYQIKGLKPGMSYRVRVVAKDHSDATVHSTEELLITVPAMTSKQVDIATQGWFIGLMCAIALLILVLLIVCFIKRNKGGKYPVKEKEDAHQDPEIQPMKEDDGTFGEYSDTEDHKPLKGSRTPSNGTVKKDDSDDSLVDYGEGGDGQFNEDGSFIGQYSGKKEKDTAEGNESSEAPSPVNAMNSFV; encoded by the exons ATGGACAGGAAGAGGAGTTGCACGCTCTGTGGAGGAGctgtgatgctgctgctgctgggtcACATGACCACTGCATTAGAAGTGCCTCTAGACC TGCCTCAGCCTCCCACAATAACTCATCAGTCCCCAAAGGATTACATCATCGACCCTCGGGAGAACATCATTATCCACTGCGACGCCAAAGGAAAGCCTCATCCCAG CTTTTCATGGACACGTAATGGCACTCATTTCGATGTTGAAAAGGATTCCAAAGTTATCATGAAGCCCAACTCAGGCACTCTGGTCATTGACATCAGCGGAGAGAAGGCAGAGGCGTATGAGGGTGTTTACCAGTGCATCGCCCGCAACGAGCATGGATCTGCCATGTCCAATAACATTGTCATCCGTCAGTCCA GGTCCCCCTTGTGGTCAAAGGAGAAAATTGAGCCAATCACGGTGCAGAGGGGAATGTCTCTAGTGCTGCAGTGCAGACCCCCAGCTGGCCTGCCCCCTCCAATCATCTTCTGGATGGATAACA ATTTCCAGAGACTTCCCCAAAACAGTCGTGTATCCCAGGCTTTAAACGGAGACCTGTATTTCTCCAACGTGCTCATTGAGGACACCAGAAACGACTACATCTGCTATGCCCGCTTCCCACACACTCAGACTATCCAACAGAAACAGCCCATCACCGTCAACGTACTGGACA TTGAAGCTATGAATGACACTGTGTTGGCAGCTTTTTTGAATGGCTCAGATTTTTGGGGTG ACAGTCCATCTGGGGAGAGAGCGCCCACTTTCATGAACCCACCAGAAACACACAGTAACACCATGGTCCTGAAAGGAGACATGCTGCAGCTGGAATGCATCGCTGATGGCCT TCCAACGCCAGATATCTCCTGGAGCAAGGTGAATGGGGAGCTGCCAAGCGGCCGTTTTTCATTTCACAGCTTCCAGAAAACTCTGAAGATAACGGAGGTGACAGAAGCCGATGGGGGAGATTACCGGTGTTTAGCCAAGAATCGCCTGGGGAGCAACAATCACATCATCACTGTAGTGGTCAGAG CGGCTCCCTTTTGGATCAGTGCCCCTCAGAACCTCATCCTGGCCCCTAAAGAATCTGGAATGCTCATCTGCCGGGCAGAAGGCAACCCTAAACCCACGGTCACATGGTCTGTCAACGGAATTCCCATTGAAA ACTCACACAAGGATCCCAGTCGGAAAATCGAAAATGGCAATATCATCCTCAGTGATGTTCGGACCGGCTCGAGCTCTGTTTACCAGTGCAACGCCTCCAATGAGTACGGTTACCTGCTGGCCAATGCCTTTGTCAGTGTCTTGG CTGAACCTCCGAGGGTGCTGACTCCTCCAAATCATCTATACTCAGTCGTCACTAACAGTAGGGCTCTGTTAGACTGTGCTTCATTTGGCTCGCCACTTCCAAAGATCACATG GTTTAAAGACAGTCAGCGCATAGAGGATGGCGACTCGTACATCATTCATAAAAACAATACCTTAGAGATCAATGTGGCTCGGCCACTAAACAGTGGCAAGTACACCTGCATTGCCTCAAACAGTCTTGGAaacaaagaaaatcatgtttaccTGGAAGTGAAAG AGGCTACACGGATCATCAGACAGCCTGGGTATAAAGTTGTCCAGAGGAACAGAATggctgtgtttgagtgtgaagTCAAACATGAcccctctctctttccctccatGATATGGCTCAAAGACAATATGGAGCTTCCCGACGACACTCG atttgAGGTGGGCTCTGACAGTCTGACTATACATGACGTGAGAGAGGACGATGAGGGCAACTACACCTGCATCAGAAACACCACCCTTGACCAAGATTCAGCCAGCGCCATGCTCACAGTAGTCG AGGCCACACCAACACCACCTATAATAATGG ACCAACCAGACCCGCCCACAGACCTGGAGCTGACAGACCAACGAGAGCGCAGTGTTCAGCTAACATGGACCCCTGGAGATGAAAACAATAGTCCTATTCAAT CgttcctgatccaatatgaagatTCGCTCCACGAGCCTGAAGTATGGGTCAATATGACTGAAGTCTCAGGTACCAGCACCACAGCACACCTGGAGCTCTCCCCGTATGTGTATTACTCCTTCAGGGTCCTGGCACTCAATGACGTGGGTCTGAGTGAACCCAGCGCTCCATCCAGACAGTACAGGACCAATCCTGCAC GGCCTGACGTCAATCCATCAGATGTTAAAGTCATTGGAATGTCACCTGACAGCATGACAATAACTTGGAGG GAGCTGACCGGGCTGGAGTCGAACGGTCCGGGCCTACAGTACAAGGTGAGCTGGAGACAGAAAGATCTGGATCAGCAATGGACTTCACTCAATCTGGCCAATGTCTCGCAATATGTGGTGACAGGAACGCCCACTTTTGCACCCTATGAAGTCACCGTGCAGGCGGTCAATGACTACGGTCATGGTCCCAGACCAGGCGTAGCACAGGGATACTCAGGAGAAGACT TACCAACTGTGGCCCCAGAGAACTTAAAAGTTTCGGTTCAGAGTGGGACAGTGGCTGAAGTGCACTGGGATGCTGTTCCTCTGTCAACAGTACGAGGGCGACTGAATGGATATAAG GTGAGTTACTGGAAAATAAGAAGCCTGCAGAAGCAAGACCCTGAGCCTGTGAAACCACAGGAGCTCATCTTCCACGGGAGTGAGCTGGAGGGTCTTCTGATCGACCTTCATCCCTACAGCCAGTACACCCTCAACATAAGAGCCTTCAACGGGAAAGGAGACGGACCCACCAGCTCTAATCACATATTTGAAACACCAGAGGGAG ttCCTGGGCCTCCTGCAGATTTAAAAATCCAAAATCTGAACCTGGACTCATTGATTGTGAAGTGGATGCCACCTGTAGAAAATAACGGTCACTTGACAGGATACTTGCTCAAATTCCAGCCTA TCAATACAACAGATGAACTTGGGCCGCTCAAAGAGCTGCTTCTAGCAGCAAACGAGACCAGCATCACTCTGGAAAACCTCAAGCACAGCACTCACTACAAGTTCTATTTGAACGCCATGACTGTCAAGGGCTCTGGTCCCACTGTCACAAAAGAGGGCTTCACAATGGTGGACGAAG CATTAATTCGGCATCCCGCAGTAGAGGCGGGTAAAG GCTCAGCCCCCCCTTCACCACCACCAGCCCCCCCTGTTACTCAATCATTCCAGCCCCCGTTTCGCAAGG CGACTCCTGTTGGTCGGATGTTTAGGAGCGTGAACTCCTCGGTGGAGGAGGACCATGCTGTGATAAGCTGGGAATACTCGGGGCCGGATGGGAATGTTTATGTGGAATATGTTGTTGATAACA GTAAAGAACCCTGGAAAACAGAGTTTGTAAATGGCACTCGGACATATCAGATTAAAGGACTTAAGCCCGGGATGTCCTATAGGGTTCGGGTGGTTGCCAAAGACCACTCGGATGCTACGGTCCACAGTACAGAGGAGCTGTTGATTACAGTTCCAG CCATGACTAGCAAGCAGGTTGACATAGCCACGCAGGGCTGGTTTATCGGACTGATGTGTGCCATTGCTTTGCTGATCCTGGTGCTCCTCATCGTTTGCTTTATAAAGAGGAACAAAGGAGGCAAATACCCAG TAAAGGAAAAAGAAGATGCCCATCAAGACCCAGAAATCCAGCCCATGAAAGAGGATGATGGGACATTTGGGGAGTACAG TGACACGGAGGATCACAAGCCCTTGAAAGGCAGCCGGACCCCATCCAATGGGACGGTCAAGAAGGACGACAGTGACGACAGCCTGGTGGATTATGGCGAGGGAGGAGACGGCCAGTTCAATGAGGATGGCTCATTCATCGGCCAGTACAGTGGGAAGAAGGAAAAAGACACGGCGGAGGGCAACGAGAGTTCGGAGGCCCCTTCTCCGGTCAACGCCATGAACTCCTTTGTGTAA